The Moorella glycerini genomic interval TAATCCCTCCTGTCCCCCGGGCAGCCTGCATAATAGCTTCTTCAATCTTCACGTAGCCGGTACAGCGGCAAATATTGCCGCTGATGGCTTCCTTTATTTCATCCCTGGTAGGCCTGGGGTTATGGTCCAGCAGGGCTTTAGCGGCCATGATCATACCGGGAGTACAAAAGCCGCATTGGACGGCGCCTGCCTTGATAAAAGCCTGCTGGAGAGGATGCAATTGTTCTCCCCTGGCCAGCCCTTCAATAGTTTCCACCCGCCTGCCCCGCACCTTTACGGCCGGCAATAAACAAGAATTTACCGCCTGGCCATCCAGAATAACGGTACAGGCGCCGCACTCACCCCGACCGCAACCTTTCTTGGTTCCGGTAAGCCCCAGGTAATCACGCAATACTGTTAACAGGGAAGTCGCAGGATTGACATTAACCTTTACAGGCTCACCGTTAAGGAAAAATTCCAGTTCAATATCCGCCATGACCTGCACTCTCCTTTGCCCGTTGCACAGCTTTTGCCAGGGCCTCTTCTACCAGGACCTCAGCTAAAGCACGGCGGTATTCCCGCGATCCTCGTAAGGGACTATCGCGGAAGGGCGCCTCTTCAGCGGCGACTCTGGCTGCCTGGCGCAAGTTCTCTTTACTAGGGAACTGGTCACAGAGCAGTTTTTCAGCCCGCTCCACCCGGAAAGGTGCGGGTCCGGCCGGGGCTACAACCACTCGCGCCCTGGTAATCCTTCCCTGTTCCATGGCTACAATGGCGGCGACATTCATTATGGGTAGAGCCAGAGATTTTCTCATGGCAAAGCGGATAAAGGCCGAGCCCTGGCCCGTTTTTAAAGGGACAAATCTAACTGCAACAACCAATTGCCTGGTACTATCAATCCGCGAGATGCCCCTACCGGCATAACAATCAGTTACCCGCAGGTACTGCCTGCCCTTGCTGTCTATGACCTCAACTTCGGCATCCAGGGCCGCCAGGGCCACGGCCGTATCTGCCGCCGGCTGGGCATTAACTATATTACCGACTATAGTGCCGGTATTTCTTATTTGGGGGGAACCGACTATTGCTGCTGCTTCCGCCAGGAGAGTAGCTTGTTGCTGTATTATTGGCGATCTGGCCACTTCGTTGTGGGTAACTCCGGCTCCGATCTTAATATAATTTTCTTCATAAAGAATGTTTTTAAGGTCTTGAATAGAACTGATATCCACCAGGCAGGAGGTTTCCTTTTTGCCTTCCTGTAAATCTATAAGTAAGTCTGTGCCACCAGCTATAATACGTGCTTGACCCTGGCGGCTTGCTAAAAAAGCTATAGCTTCAGCAATAGAAGTTGTCACTAGATAATCCCCAACCATTATCCCCTCCCCTTCCTTACTCTATTATTTTCATTCTCCTTTGATTACCTTATTTTATTCGACATTAATTCCAAATTTCCTTTTACCAATAATAAAATCTAAAATATTTTTTTGGTGTCATTAAAAAGGATAGCGCCTTACCTTTGGGATAATTCCCTTTGGGATAATAATCTCAGGAAAATAAAAAGCCCCTCCCTTTAAGTTAAAAGAGAGATGGCTTCTTTACCCCTCAGGCACCTTTGCTTTTCCGGTCTATGCCCATTATAGATTACCTCTACTTATAATGGCAAGGATTAATAGAATTTAAGCGGATTAGAATTTAACATAATATCCCTTCCAGGGGAGTATAGGGAAGTTGCAGGGCCTGGGCCACAGCAGGGCAGGTAATTTTTTCCTCTAAAACATTAATCCCCTTCGCCAGGGCAGGATCCCGGATTGCTGCCGCCCGGAAGCCCTCCTTAGCCAGCTTTAAAACATAGGGCAAGGTAGCGTTGGTCAGCGCAAAGGTAGAAGTCCGGGCGACAATACCGGGGATATTGGCCACGGCATAATGAATGACACCATGCTTAATATATACTGGGTCGCTATGAGTAGTCACGCGGTCAATGGTAGCAATACAGCCGCCCTGGTCAACGGCCACATCGATGATTACCGATCCGGGCTTCATCTTTTTAACCATGTCCTCCGTGACCAGGTGTGGTGCCCGGGCGCCGGGAATCAGGACGGCACCAATGAGCAGATCGGCATAAACTACGGCCCGGGCCAGGTTATAGCTGTTGGACATGATGGTTTGCACCCGGCCGTTAAAAAGCTCATCCAGGTAAGCCAGGCGCCGGGGATTGTTGTCCAGAACGGTAACCTGGGCCCCCATTCCTACAGCTATCCGGGCGGCGTTGGTGCCCACGGTACCGCCGCCGATAATAACGACATTGGCTGGTGGGACACCGGGTACGCCGGCCAGCAGCACCCCCCGGCCGCCATAGGTTTTTTCTAAAAACCGGGCACCCAGCTGGACGGCCATACGCCCGGCAACTTCGCTCATCGGCATTAATAAGGGCAGGCTGCCGTCGGCGAGCTGGATGGTTTCATAGGCGATGGCCACTACCTTTTGCCGGCATAAAACTGCCGTCAATTCCGGTTCGGCAGCCAGGTGCAGGTAGGTAAAAAGTATCTGCCCCGGCTTAAATAAGTCATATTCCGCCGGCTGGGGTTCTTTAACTTTGAGAATCATTTCGGCTTCCTCGTAAATCTCCTGAGCCGTGGATCTTAAAATCGCCCCTGCCTCCCCGTAAGCAGCATCGGTAATCCCGCTGCCGACGCCGGCACCCTTTTCAATTACTACCCGGTGCCCCTCTGCTGTTAAAGCTAGTACACCGGCCGGGGTTATGGCCACCCGGTTTTCCTGGTCTTTAATTTCCCGGGGAATGCCAATAATCATGAAATTCCCTCCAGATAAGGATATCTGGCATATTTATATTGCAATTTTGGTGCCAGCACAGATCATTGGAGCAACTGGCTTGGCGAACAGAAAATTGTTGCCGGTGGCAACAAAAGCTACCACCATGCCACAAGTAATCTGCAGGACACATTTATTGCCGGAAACTTAAGTTGCCATCTGGAAACTATTCCAGCCGGGTTAATTTTAACTTTTTCATCTTTTTCAACAAAGCCGTATGGGAAAGTCCCAGGGAGCGGGCGGCTTTACGGGCGGAACCATAATGAGCCAGAGCTGCGCTGATGATTTCTCTTTCTACTGCTTGAATGTTTTCCGCCAGGGTTTTCGGGGTATCTCCGGAACTTCCCGCAACTGGCAGGTTACCGTGACCGGAAAACCAGATGTGTTCTGGTAAGATTTGGGGACCATTGACCAGGTTTAAAGCCCTTTCCAGGACATTGGCCAGTTCCCGGATATTGCCCGGTCAGGAATAATGCATCAGTTTACTTATGGCCGGTGGGGTTATTTGCGGGACGGGCCGGTTAAGCCGGGGAGCCAGTTTGGCCAGAAAATGACCTGCCAGCAGAGGGATATCTTCCTTCCGCTCCCGTAAAGGAGGCAGGTAGATGGGTACTACATTAAGGCGGTAATATAGATCTTCCCGGAATAAACCCTTCTGCACCATTGTTTCCAGATCGCGATGGGTAGCTGCAATTACCCGGACGTTGACAGGCACTTCACTGGTGGAACCTACTTTGCGGACTTTGCCTTCCTGGAGAACCCGCAGCAACTTGGCCTGGATGGCCGGGGAAGCTTCGGCTATTTCATCCAGGAAAATAGTACCCCCCTCGGCAGCAGCAAACAGGCCGGGCTTGCCTTCTTTGCGGGCGCCGGTAAAGGCACCACCAACATAACCAAAGAGTTCGCTCTCCAGCAGTTCCTCTGGCAGGGCGGCACAATTAACGGCAATAAAGGGTTTCTGCCGGCGGTGGCTTTCAGTATGGATGGCCCGGGCGAATAATTCTTTGCCGGTGCCGCTTTCACCCCGCAAGAGAACGGTAGAGTCGCCGCGGGCGACCATGCGGCCCATGGCAATAACGCGGTTGAAGGCCGGAGCATTGCCGATGAGGTCGGCAAAGGTAATGGCCTCCGGCTGGGCCAGGGTATAAACCATCTGCCGCAACTCGGCAATATCTTTCATAGTGGCCACGACACCGACAATGGCCCCGGCGGGATCCCGCAAGCAGCGGCCGCTGGTCAGGTGACAGATCCGGCCCCGGGGGCCGGTAATATCTACTTTAACATGGTCGTCATAAGGTTGCCCATTAACCAGACACCGTAGAATGGGCAGCTCCGGTCCCAGAAGAGTGGCAATAGATTGTCCCAGAGCTTCCTGGCGCGTCAGGCCCAGCATCTTTTCTCCGGCTGGATTTAAAGAAGTAATGCGCCCCCGGGCGTCGATGGCGATAACACCGTCACTAACGGAATCCAGGACTATTTGCAGGTGTTGTTCGCGTTCTTCATGGGGTAAGAGCTGGATTAACTCCAGGTGACGTACCCCGATAATGGCCGCCAGTTCCTTTATTAATTGTTCGCTGGAGATCATTGTTCCCTCCTCTATCTCCAGGTACATATTATCAGGAATGACCTCCAGGGAAAGGATGTTCAGACCATGGCCGGATACCACCCGGGCCACATCGGCGACCATGCCCACCCGGTCAGCAAACTGGAGCCGTAAGCGCATGGAAAATCACTCTCTCCTCTAAAGATAGGGCTCCGGTTTAGCGCCAGAGCCCTGCATAATAACAATTACTTGCTCAACTTGCTCAGGTCGATTTTGCCGTCGGCCAGATCCCTGGTGATTTGCTCCAGTTTGGCCTTGACTTCGGCCGGCACTTTATTTTCAAAGCCGTGCCAGGGCGATAGATAGACAGCCTTTTCCTTGACGCCCAGGTTGTAGAACTGGGGTTTAAAGGTGCCGTCCTGGATCGTTTGAACTACAAAGGAAATCAGCACCGGTACGCTCTTGATACCACTGACCAGCACCGTATCCGGGGCCACGGCGTTCTGGTCAGTGTTGCTGCCAATGGCCAGTACCTTCTTCTGCTGGGCCGCCTGGATGGCCCCCAGGCCGGCCTGGTTGGCATTGGCCATGATAATGTCGGCTCCCTGGTTTTGAATTATCGCCAGGGCGGTTTCTTTCATTTTGTGGCTCCTCGCTACATCAAGTGGGTAAACCAAAATCCAGGTTACCAGCAATAAGATAAGAGATGGTAATAAAGTTAGCCTTATTACGATAGCCACGAGCCTTTGCTTTTCCAGCTTGCAATAGACTGTTGGTACCCTCCAGGAGGCCGTTAGAAATACGGCTGTTAAACCAACTTAGCACTCCTTCCCAGTGGCGTTTAATCGTTTTAGCAGCCTCAATCATCGGTTGCAGGCGGCAATGGGTCGCCCAGAAATACCACCGCTTGAGATGGGCTTCGCCACTCTTCCGATCAGGCTGGTTAAAAAGATCCTGGAAGGCCAGCTTGATGCGATAGGCTCGCCCGGTTTTTAGATGGCAACGGCTAAGGGCCTCTATGCTTGCTTTTTGTTTACTGGTCAGATTGGCAGGGTTCTTAAGCCATTGATAACGGGTCTTCTTTAAAAGGTCTGTCTCCCGGCTCTCCTGGCGTCGTACTTCATCAAGGGCCTGATTGACTATTTGCATGAGGTGATAACGGTCTAAAACTATGGTGGCATGGGAAAGGTGCTCCTTAAGGCCGGCAATAAATGCCGGTGAAAGGTCGCAGCACACTTCCTTAATGGCTTCTGGATTACCGTTATGCTGGATAAAATCTTCTACAAAAGCGGCAATGGTATCCTTAGCTCTGCCCGGGGTGGCAAACAGTAATGCGCCCTTATCTAAATCCACAAACAGGGTGATATAATCGTGTCCTTTCCGGGCGGAGGTTTCATCGATACCGATGCGGGTTACACCACTAAAGTCGGCCTTGGCTCTGCCGGCCACCACGTAATGTTTTACTACCCGCCACAGCCGGGTATCGTGTTCGTTTAATAATCTGGCTACGGCAGCCATAGGCATATCTTTGGCCAGGCGCATGAGCTGGGCTTCAAACAAGAGGGTAAACCCGCCCTCCCCTTGAGCCCAGGGTACCTCAACTCGCCTGACCCCGCAGCCGTGTTTACACTCTACCCGGGGTACACGGGCGATGATGAAGGCTTGATATTGAAAGAAGTCCAGATGGCGCCAAACCTGCTTCTCCGTATCATAGGCTTTGGCTCCAGGTTTGCCGCAGACTGGACAATTAAAGCTTGCACCGCGCTCAAAATCAACATGGATATCGAGGCACCCTTTTTGTTTTGAGAAAATCCTGAATCCGTGATAATAACAACTGGGTAGAACTCGCACTAACAGTAAATGGTATTAACAGTTATATTTAACATCTGCTGATACATTGAATTGGGTCTAAAGTTGATTATGTGGACGAAGGCTATTTACTCTTACCTTGGGTCCCCTGGATAAGGGAATAACAAAGTAGACCTCTCGTCCTAAGAGGCTTGGAGCCTGCTTATACAGCTAACTGGAGCTAGAAGTTCTGTATTAAGCCAACGCTTTATATAGGTACCGGAAAGCTGGATACCACGGGCTGTGCTGCCCAAATCGTAATTTGACCTGCCGGGCGTGGTGAACCAGCCGGGACGCTATGGTAATCAGGTTTTGTATAACGGTACGCAGCCGCCGGCGTTGAGCTTTCTTATTGCGCAGCGGTACCTCCTTTAGCGGGAGGCTAAACTGCCCCAGAAGCCTTAGAATGTTGTAGGCGAAAACACCCAGGTGTAGCACCAGGTCATTGGTGGCAAACTTGCCGCTGGGCAGCCGTTCCAGGTCTAAATCGTTTTTGATTTCACTGTGGAATTGCTCACTGGTGCCGTGGTCGTGGTAGAGGGTAATGATATCCTCCACCGGGTCGGGTAAAGTGGTCCAGTAGGTTTCGACCTCAATTTCCGGGACCAGGAGAAGCTGGCCGTTTCGTAATATCGTCCGCTCGGTGACCTTATACACCAGACGGACAGGGGTGTCAGCACCCTCGATTTTCACCATCTGGTGCCCCCGATAGACGGTTTTTCCCTCCCGTTCTAGGGTGGCGGTACCATTTTCCTTGGCAATGGCCAGCCAGGCCTCCGGCGTTTCCTTGCGCAGGTTACGCTTAATGATAAAATCGGCTTTGATTTCCGGGTCCAAACAGACCTGGAGATTATCCTGGCTGTCATTACCGCCATCCATCCGTACTAAAAGTGGCAGCGAAGTGATAGCGCGAGCAAAGGTTAGAGCTTGTCGCAGGAACTCCGGCGTCCCTTTTTGGCAATGCTGTTTCCCGGCCCGCAGTTCGGTATGGACGCAGTAGCCTTCCCTACCGAGGTAGGCGAAGATAGGCGCATAACCGTCGTAGCCCTTATAGGTCCTGGAAACACCCTCTTTCTTGGAATTTGAATTATCAAAGGGAGTAACATCAATATCCAAAGGGACATATTGGCGCTTTAGTTCCCTGGAACCCAGGGTAACAGGAGTTACCGGTGCCTTAAGTTTCTTAAGGAACCTGGCCGTTTCCTCGAGGATAATCTCCTGGTAGGGTACACTATGAGCTATCATATCCAGGCGCTGGCGCAGGGTAGGGCTTGAAGGCACATCCTGAATACCCAGCGCCGCAGCGAAGAAGGGGTCATCCCGAAAAAGCTCAATATGGTCAAAATCACTGCGACCCTGGCAAAGCAGGCCCACGTAAGAGGTGATAACATCCCCGTGAGAAATATCCGGAGAAGAAACACCAGGTATCCGGGTCTTATTTAGCCTGAGTTTCAGAGCAGTATGATCAATGATTTCCCCCACCAGAGCCAGTCCGGCAACGGGGGTAAGGTGTTCATCAGACTGTTCAATGATGAATTTCATGGCCGCACCTCGCAGGTGAACATGGATTCGTTTGCCATCCAGCCTATTATACCTTATTTTTCGCGAGGTTTTGAGCCATATCCAGATATTTTGTTATTGGGTTGTCACGGATTCAGGAAAATAACTTCGGTAACCTTCCAGGGAGGGGTTAGACCCAGGGCATGGGCAAATAAGGCGTTTTGGTCGGGCAATGCTGGCCACTTCCTTTACCACCAGTATTGACCAGCATTTCTACACTATAAGGCGATATTCCTTCTTGTTGTCATTTATTTACATAAATGTTAGCAAGTCTTGTAGGCTAAAATTACCATTTATGGAATCTCAACATGCTAGAAATAATTTACTTCCTTTTCGATAATTGGTTTTACCCACACGAAATAGCGAGGAGCCCATTTTGTTGACGTCATCAAAGGAGCCGGTATAGGTGGTTATGACTTTAACCTGGGGGTTGACGTATTTGGCCCCCTTGGCAAAGCCTTCCACCGAGCCGATAATGGGCGGGATCTGCTGGCCGCCCAGGGCCGCAACGGTACCACTTTTGGTCATCAGGCCGGCCACCGCGCCCATAAGGAAGCCCTGCATTTCGTTGTCAATATTCACCGAAGCCAGGTTGGGATCCTGGTGGATATCGCTGCTGGTTACTACAAATTTAATATTGGGGAACTGGGGGGCCACCTTTTTAGCGGCGTCGCCAAACTGGAAGCCGTGGCCGATAATGACGTGATAGCCCTGCATGGCATAGGCGCGGAAGGCTTCTTCCATATCCGACTGGGCTACATTTTCGCGGTAGGCCACCTGGGCCTTAAATTCCTTTTCCACCTTCTTTAATCCTTCATAAGCGGAAGCGTTCCAGCCCATATCGTTAATGGGACCGGGCAACAACAGGGCTATCTTGAGCTGTTTGCTATCAGCCGTCTGGTTGTTACCTGTTGCCTGGGAATTCTGGTTGTTACCAGTATTTTGCTTGTTGCCGCCGCAACCGGCCGCCAGGGCCAGAATAAGCATAGCAATTGTGAGCAGGGCAATCAACTTTTGCCGCATAAATTTGCCTCCTTCGCAAATAAGATGTGAGAGGTTTTTTCTGGCAAATTATATCCAGTCATTTCCACCCCCTTGCTTGCCCAGTTTCTGCCGCAAGGTGTTGACGCGGGCCTGGGCCCGGGCCATGATTTCTTCCTCGTCCACCAGGGTCGCACGGTGATCCCGGACCACCAGGCGTCCGTCTACCAGGACGTTGACCACGTCATTGCCGTTGGCGTTGTAGACCAGGGCCGACTCGGCCCGGTGCACCGGCCCCACGTGGGGACGCTGCAGGGCAACGGTGACAATATCCGCCTTCATCCCCGGCGCCAGGACACCCAGGTCTTCCCGGCCCAGGGCCCGGGCCCCACCCCGGACCGCCATAGTCAAGACATCCCGCGGATAGAGGACCATGGCATTTAAGGTGGTCACCTTTTGCAGGCAGGCGGTGAACTTCAATACCTCCAGCATATCCTGGCTGTTATTACTCCCCGGGCCGTCGGTGGCCAGGGCCACATTGAGGCCCCGGTCCAGCCACCGGCGCACCGGCGCCGCCCCCGAAGCCAGGTACATATTGGCCACCGGGCAGTGGACCAGGGTGGCACCGGCTTGAGCTGCCAAGTCCATTTCCCCCTCATCCAGCCACACGCAGTGGACCAGCTGGGTGTCGGGGCCCAGGAAGCCCAGGTCGGCCAGCCATTCCACATTGCGCTGCCCGTAGGTGTCAATGGTGGTCCGGGCTACGGCCTGAGTTTCAGCGACGTGGACCTGCAGCTTCAAGCCCATTTCCCGGGCCTGCTTTGCCCCCGCCCGGATGAGTTCCGGCGAACAGCCCCACGGGTTCAAGGCGCCGAAGGCTAGGGTCAGGCGGCCGCCGGCGGCCCCGTGCCACTGGCGGGCCAGGCGTTCCATCTCAGCCAGGATGGTGAGCCGGTCTTCCATAAGTTCCGGCTGGTAATTCTGGTCGGCGGACGCCCGGCAGAAAGTACCGCGGATGCCGCTGGCCTGCATGGCCTCAAAGACCAGGTCGTCATTGGCCTTGCTGGTGTGGATATAGTGCATGTCGATGACGCTGGTGGCGCCGTTTTTTAGGTTTTCCAGGCAGCCGACCAGGGCGGCCAGGTAAAAGTCTTCTTCCGTCATGGCCAGGGAGAAAGGCCAGATCTCTTCTTTAAGCCAGTTCCAGAGGGGCTTGGCATCGGCCAGGCCGCGCATGAAGGTTTGAAACAGGTGGCTGTGGGCGTTGACCAGGCCGGGCAAGACTGCCTGCCCGCGGGTATCAAGGACAATATCGGCGGCCGCCTCCAGTTCCGGCGAGCAGTCCTTTAAAGGTCCCACAGCCGTAATCCGGTCGCCGTTAATGGCGACATAGCCTGCGGGCCATTCCCGGTAAGCGTCGTCCAGGGTGAGAACCCAGCCGCCTTTAATGAGGGTTTGCATGGGGACTACTCCTCTCCTCTCTCTCTTACTGCTCGCCAGACCCTTTCCAGGGTAGCCGGTAACTCGTAAAGGCGCCTGCCGGTGGCCTGGCAGATGGCATTGATTATGGCCGGGGCGACAATCTGCGTCGCCGGTTCGCCCAGGCCCCTGGCACCCAGGGGACCCAGGGGATCCGGGTGCTCAATAATCAGGGGGGTAATCCTGCCAGTATCCAGGGTCGTAGGTATGAGATAGGTGGCGAAATTAGTGTTCACCAGCTTTCCCTGGCAGGGTTCGGCCGATTCCATGAGGGCGTAGCCAATACCCATAGCGCCGCCGCCGGCAATCTGGCCGGCTACGGCATCGGGGTTCAGGGCGTTGCCCACATCATGGGCTGCCGTATAGTTAATGATCTCCACCTGCCCGGTTTCCAGGTCTACCTCCACCTCGGCTACTGCGGCCGCATAGACGTAACTGAAATAAGCCTCCCCCTGCCCCTTTTCCCCGTCCCAGTGCAGGTCGGGAATCTTATACCAGCCAAAGCCATACAAGCTCACGCCCCGGCTGTAACAGGCACCGGCCAGTTCCCGGAAGGAAAGCCGGCGCTCCGGGTCTTTACGGCTGTAAACTGCTTCGCCGGCAAACTCCAGGTCATCCTCCGGTACATTCAAGATGGCAGCCGCCACCCCGGCCATGGCCCGGCGTACCTGTTCGGCTGCCAGGCGGGCGGCGTGACCGCCGACTACTGTGCCCCGGGAGGCCACCGTGGGCCCGCTGTCCACCACCCGGGCGCTGTCGACGGGACTAACATGAATCCTGGCTGCCTCTACCCCCAGCAGTTCAGCTATAATACGGGCAAAGGCCGAGCGGGAGCCCTGTCCTACTTCACAGATACCGGTGGAAACATTGATGCTGCCGTCGCGTTCTACATTAAGCATGGCTCCGGCGGCATCCAGGCCTTCCCCGCCGGCGCCAAAGCAGGAGCCGCGGAAACTGCAGGCCAGGCCGATACCCCGGCGCCGTGGCCCTTCCTGGCGGGCGTAAGCTTGCCGTTTCCCCTGCCAGCCGGTAGCCGCCGCCACTTTAGTCAAACATTCCGTTAGACTTACGTCCCGCAAGCTTTGGCCGGTGACTGCCTCCGATCCCTCCCGGTAGCCATTTTTCAGCCTCAGTTCCAGGGGGTCCAGGCCCAGTTCCCCGGCCAGTTCATCCATGAGCAGTTCCACTGCCAGGTTTACCTGGGGGGAACCGAAGCCCCGCAGGGCATCGGAGGGCATGTTGTTGGTAAAGGCCGCCACGATATCGGTATGGACATGGGGGATAACATAGGGCCCCGCTGCCTCCACCGTCGAGCGCCAGGCTACCAGGGGCGTCTTGGAGGCATAGGCCCCGGCGTCGGTAATGCCGTGAATCTTCATGGCCACCAGGGTGCCGTCCCTCCTGGCCCCTACTTTATAGTGCAGGACGTAAGGGTGCCGCTTGGTAGATTCCTTTAACGATTCTTCCCGGGTCATTACCAGCCGGGCCGGCCGCCCCGTCACCAGGGCAGCTAGGGCGGCCCGGGCGGCGACCACGGCCATATCGTAATCCTTACCGCCAAAGGAGCCGCCGATGGTCGTCTCCACCACCCGCACCTGGTTTAAATCCAGGGCCAGGGCTTCGGCCACAATGCGGCGCAGGTTAAAGGGACTCTTGGTGGGGCAGTAAATGGTTACCGTCCCGTCAGCCCCGGGGACGGCCACGGCCGCTTCCGGTTCCAGGGCGGCATGGTAGACCCGGTGGGTACGGTAGGTCCGCTCCAGGATTACCTCGGCAGCGGCAAAACCTGCCTCCGGGTCGCCGTGGCGCACTTTAAAATGGCAGAGCTTATTGCCACCGGGGTGGAGCTCCGGGGCTTCAGCTTTGAGGGCCTCTTCAGGATCGAAAACCGCCGGCAGGACGTCATACTCCA includes:
- a CDS encoding xanthine dehydrogenase family protein molybdopterin-binding subunit, translating into MRTSILRLDALAKVTGRARYAADLQFPGMVHVKVLYSTHPHARIRRIATSQARGIPGVLAVLTARDLPGIPGRERERPVLALDRVRYLGEGVAITVAEDEVTAREALARIMVEYDVLPAVFDPEEALKAEAPELHPGGNKLCHFKVRHGDPEAGFAAAEVILERTYRTHRVYHAALEPEAAVAVPGADGTVTIYCPTKSPFNLRRIVAEALALDLNQVRVVETTIGGSFGGKDYDMAVVAARAALAALVTGRPARLVMTREESLKESTKRHPYVLHYKVGARRDGTLVAMKIHGITDAGAYASKTPLVAWRSTVEAAGPYVIPHVHTDIVAAFTNNMPSDALRGFGSPQVNLAVELLMDELAGELGLDPLELRLKNGYREGSEAVTGQSLRDVSLTECLTKVAAATGWQGKRQAYARQEGPRRRGIGLACSFRGSCFGAGGEGLDAAGAMLNVERDGSINVSTGICEVGQGSRSAFARIIAELLGVEAARIHVSPVDSARVVDSGPTVASRGTVVGGHAARLAAEQVRRAMAGVAAAILNVPEDDLEFAGEAVYSRKDPERRLSFRELAGACYSRGVSLYGFGWYKIPDLHWDGEKGQGEAYFSYVYAAAVAEVEVDLETGQVEIINYTAAHDVGNALNPDAVAGQIAGGGAMGIGYALMESAEPCQGKLVNTNFATYLIPTTLDTGRITPLIIEHPDPLGPLGARGLGEPATQIVAPAIINAICQATGRRLYELPATLERVWRAVRERGEE